Part of the Orcinus orca chromosome 5, mOrcOrc1.1, whole genome shotgun sequence genome, tttaaactttttccaaCTCTGCAAGaagagctgcagcagcagcagcatcactcCCCTCTTCAAAATCCACAGAGATTCTTGAAGAACAGGTACCTATTCCCTGAAAAAGGAGCTCCCAGATTCAGCGACATTCCCATTCAAACCCTTCAGGTGCTGGGGGCTGGTGGAGCTTTTGGTTTAGAGGAGCTGCACAATGCTTGCAGTTGAGCCTGGCTGGTATGACTGGTTCCCTACCTTAGCTCAGAAACCATCCTCAGATCCCACATGTGCTCCTGTAGCCTGAGGTCACAGGTATGTGGAGGATTTGCTGTGCTCCCCCCGCTGGCATGAACAGACAGCAGGTTGATATCATCTGGTATGAATGGTTCAGGACTGTGGCTAGCCTCCTTTCTAATTATTTGGTATCTGTGTGGCATTCATTGCCCATGTTAGGCGAACTGTGAAATATTTGGATTATCATGCCTGATCCAGAATCGCTCTTGACCTCTTTTGAGATTGAGTGCTCTTActggattattattttaaaaatcattgctatGTCAGAATATTGTGGttgtaatcaaaataaaataacagtggtAGCACTTACCGCTTCATGCTTTGGCAAGAGTTTGATCAGGCTACAGTGGCTTTGCAGGGCAAAGTCAGTATGGTGAAATAGCCCCAAGGGGCTGGGAATTGGGGATTCTCACTTGAATTTTTTGATGCATTTTATCTTTCCTCTATTACAGTCCTTCTCATTTTTGACTtgtaagaaagaaattaataacaaCTGCTGTATTTGATTCattatattttttgtgttttaacaACTCACCTTTTCCTAATAAATAGGCAatactttcttcctctcctttggaTGAGTTTTGAGAAGACTGACTCATGTCACCATCTGTTGAAGTCTCCTTAAGTATGTCAACCAGAACATACAGATGACAGGCAAAAAGGTTTTGATTGGCctcctgttcttttctctcttttctctcttagcTACTAGAAACTCATTCAGCAtgtcccagtctgtgacttgtcttttcattattttaacagTGCTTTTCACAGAGCAggagtttttaatattaatgaaatctaacttattaatattttcttgcaCAGATTAtgctttggtgttgtatctaaaaagtgaTTGTCAAACCCAaagtcacctagattttctcctgtgttctctagaaattttatagttttgcattttacatttaagtctatcattcatttgaggtttttttttgtggaaGTTGTAAATCTGTGCCtagattcatatattttttttttttgcatgtggtatcaagttgttccagcatcatttgttgaaaagactatctatTCTCTATTGTACTGCCTTTggattgcctttgctcctttgtcaaagatcagctgACTTTAtttatgtgagtctatttctgagctctctgttctGATCCatcattttgtctattcttttttcaatacaacactgccttgattactgcagctttacagtaagtcttgaagttgcgTAGTGTTCATTTTCCAATGTTTTCAACATTTtcttggctattctgggtcttttgcctctccatataaactttagaatcagtttgtcaatatccacaaaataacttgatgggattttgattggtgttgtattgaatctatagatcaagttgggaagaactgacatcttgacaatactgagtcttcctacCCAAGAGCAtgaattttctcttcatttttttagttctttgatttcattcatcagagttttatagttttcctcatatagatcttgtacatattttgttaaatttatacctaagtatttcattcttgGGGGTgataatgtaaatggtattgtgtttttaaaattcaacttgTTTTTTGCTGGTATACAAAAAGTCAgtgaattttgtatattaaccttgtatcctgaaaacttgctataatcacttattaattCCAGGAGTTTGCCTGTTCTTTCAGGTATtatacatagatgatcatgtcatccaGGAACCGAGAAAACTTTATGTCTTTCTTCCCAAtctccatatattttatttctttatcttatcttattgcattagctaggacttccaatatgatGTTGAAAGATAGTGGTGGGAAGGAACATCTTTGCCTAATCCCTGATCTTAGGagaaaagcatttattttcttcattttcaccattaagtataatgttagctgtaggtttttgtaggtattctttatcaaattgaggaagttcccttttattcctcGTTTACTGAGAGTtgttatcatgaatgggtattggattttgttaaatgctttttctgcatctattgatatgatcatgtaatttttcttcttcagactGTTGACACAatgaattacattaattaattttcaaatgttgaatcagccttgcatacctgggataaatctcacctAGTTGTggtgtttaattatttttatacattgttgaatTTGATGTGCTGAtacttttttgagaatttttacatctgtattcatgAGAGACATTggtataatttctctttcttgtaatgtctttatctgaTTTTGCTTTTAGGGTAATGataacctcatagaatgagttaggaagtattcacGCTGTTCCTATTTTGGGGAAGAGAATGGAGAATTGGCataatttcttctgtaaatttgATAGAATTGACCTGAGAAATCATGTGGGCCTGGTGcattctttttttggaaggttattaattattgattcaatttctttagtagATATAGGCCTACTCAGATTATCTATATCTActtgtgtgggtttcagtaggtTGTATCTTTTAAGAAATTGGTTTATTTTGTCTAAGTCATCACATTTCTGAGCATAGAGTTGTTCAGAATATTCTTTTATTACCCTTTTAATGTCTGTGGGGTCAGAAATAATGGtctgtctttcatttctgatattagtgatttgtgtcttttttctttatttcttggttTGCCTGACTGACACTATCAATTTCagtcatcttttcaaagaataagtTTTTGGTATCattaattttctcttgttttctggttttcaaTTCTGTTAATTTCTgtgcttctttttattatttcttttcatctatttGGTTTAAGTTTATGTCACTATTATTCCTCTAGATGGTGGCagcttaaattattgattttatatctttcttcttgtctaatatatgcattcaatatTATAATTTCCCTCTAGGCCTGCTTTTGCAGTGTCTCACACATTTGGATAAGttgtatctttattttcatttagtttaaacTGTATGTAAAAAATTGAGACTTCTACTTTGACTTAgttagaagtatgttgtttagtctctaaatattttgagattttccagttatctttctgttactgatttctaattcaaTTCCTTTGTGGGCTGAGAGcatattttttatgatttctcttttaaaaaattttaactgtgtTTTATGGTCTGGAATGTGGTCTGTCTTGATGAATGtcccatgtgagcttgagaagtatatgcattctgctgttgttggatgaagtgtTCTGTAAGTGTCAATTAAGTCaagttgattgatggtgctgtTCTGTTCAACTATATTTTTACTGACTTTCTGTCTGCTGGTTCTGTCAATTGTTGATTGAGATATGTGGGAAGTCTCAAAAGTAATAGTGGACTTAATCCTTTCTCCTTGTAGTTCTATCTGATTTTGTTTCGCGTATTTTACGCTCTGCTGTTAAGCACATAAACATTAAGGATTactgtcttcttggagaattgacttCTTTATCATTCTTTATCATACAGAATTGACTCTTTATcacttataattttcctttttttgaagtCTGCTTTTTCTGAAACAATATTGTTATGCAGGTGTTCTTTTGATCAGTGTTAGTTTAgtatgatatatctttttccatttctttacttttaatctatcttgtctttatatttaatgtggATTTTTTGTTGACAGTGTAcatttgtgggggttttttttctgCTCTAAATTTACTCTGTCAGTCTCCATCTTTAAATTGGTGCACTTACTTGTAACTGTTTCctgttaaaattttctgtttattccacttattctttgtttctttcttatccACCATTCTTTATCTtgccttctctggttttaattgaacattttatgaaattgcatttcttcttctctttttatttattgttttattcattgaagtacagttgacttacagtattatattactTTTAGGTCTGTGACATtggattcaatatttttagagGTTACACACCATGcaaagttataataaaatattgacagTATACATCACATCcctatgaattatttattttataactggttgTGTGTACTTTTTAATCCCTTTCACTTATTTCATTACTTCCCCCCTATCCCTACTTCTCTCTCTTTTGGCAACCAATAATCTATTCTTTgtatctttgtgtttgttttgtaatattttcttataggagtatagttgctttacagtgttctgttagtttctgctgtacagcaaggtgaatcagctatacatatacatatatccccttttccttggatttccttcccatttaggtcaccatagagcattgagtatagttccctgtgctatacagtctgttctcattagttatctattttatacatagtagtgtatatatgtcaatcccaatctcccaattcatcccaccccacctttccccGTGAGTATCCATATGTTTGTCTCTACGCCTAtgcctctatttctgttttgcaaataagttcatctataccatttttctagattccacatataagtgttaatatatggtatttgtttttttctttctgacttacttcattctgtatgacagtctctaggtccatccacatctctggaAATGGcacattctttttatggctgagttatatttcattatatatatgtaccacattttctttatccattcctctgttgatggccatttaggttgcttccatgtcctggctattgtacatagtgctacaatgaatattggggtgcatgtatctttttgaattatggttttctctgggtatatgcccaggagtgggattgttgtataatatggtaattctatttttagttttttaaggaacctccatactgttctccatagtggctgtgttaatttacattcccaccaacagtgcaagagggttccctttctccacaccctctccagcatttattatttgtagactttttgatgatggtcattctgaccggtgtgagatgatacctcattgtagttttgatttgcatttctctaataattactgatgttgagcatcttttcatgtgtttgttggccatctgtatgtcttctctggagaaatgtcaattGCTTAGCATACCAATtccacttctttaaaaaaaaaaagtttaatagtTGCTCTagagtttaaaatatacatttacaactgaTCTAAAGCCTACTTTCAGATAACCCATACAACTCTGTGGGTAGTCTGTATCTTAGAGTATTCCCAAtttctcccttctattttttACAACAGTGCAATAATTCATTTCACTAGTTCATAACCACCAAATTaactagtttttatttatttatttttttacatctttactggagtataattgctttacaatggtgtgttagtttctgctccataacaaagcgaatcagccatacatatacacatgttcccatatctcctccctcttgcgtctccctccctcccaccctccctatcccacccctccaggcggtcacaaagcaatgagctgatctccctgtgctatgcggctgcttcccactagctatctaccatacgtttggtagtgtatatatgtccatgcctctctctcgctttgtcacagctcacccttccccctccccatatcctcaagtccattctctagtaagtctgtgtctttattcctgtctcacccctgggttcttcatgacatttttttcttaaattccatatatatgtgttagcatacggtatttgtctttctctttctgacttacttcactctgtatgacagactctaggtctatccacctcattacaaatagctcaatttcgtttctttttatggctgagtaatattccattgtatatatgtgccacatcttctgcatccattcatccgatgatggacacttaggttgtttccatctctgggctattgtaaatagagctgcaatgaacattttggtacatgactctttttgaattttggttttctcacggtatattcccagtagtgggattgctgggtcatatggtagttctatttgtagttttttaaggaacctccatactgttctccatagtggctgtaccaattcacattcccaccagcagtgcaagcgtgttcccttttctccacaccctctccagcatttattgtttctagattttttgatgatggccattctgactggtgtgagatgatatctcattgtggtttagatttgcatttctctaatgattaatgatgttgagcattctttaatatgttttttggcagtctgtatatcttctttggagaaatgtctatttaggtcttctgcccatttttggattgggttgtttggtttttttgttattgagctgcatgagctgcttgtaaattttggagattaatcctttgtcagttgcttcatttgcaaatattttctcccattctgagggttgtcttttggtcttatttatgatctcctttgctgtgcaaaagctttgaagtttcattaggtcccatttgtttatttttgtttccatttctctaggaggtgggtcaaaaaggatcttgctgtgatttatgtcatagaatgttctgcctatattttcctctaagagttggatagtttctggccttacatttaggtctttaatccattttgagcttagttttgtgtatggtgttagggagtgatctaatctcatacttttacatgtacctgtccagttttcccagcacctcttattgaagaggctgtcctctctcccctgtacattcctgcctcgtttatcaaagataagctgaccatatgtgcctgggttgatctctgggctttctatcctgttccattgatcgatctttctgtttttgtgccagtaccatactgtcttgattactgtagctttgtagtatagtctgaagtcagggagcctgattcctccagctccatttttcggtctcaagattgctttggtgtttcagggtcttttgtgtttccatacaaattgtgaaattttttgttctagttctgtgaataatgccagtggtagtttgatagggattgcattgaatctgtgattgctttgggtagtagagtcattttcacaatgttgattcttcaataAAACCTTGTTCATATTAATCTGCTTCTGTTTATGTGTCTTTACTCACTGACTCAGCTGTAGAGGAAGAACTGACATATGTGAGTGGTGATGTGGGAGCCAGACTTGAAGACACCAAACTTTTGTGTCCCAGTGACTGGGATGTGGAATTAGGCACACATTATGGCTGCATGTGCTGAGTCCTGAAATCTGTTCTCAGTGTAACGAGTGACAATCAGGAGGAACTGAGGtccagaggagggagagatggggtgACTCACCCTGGCTTCTCTGTATGTCTCTCAACAACAAAATGTGAAGGTGATACCTGTCATTGGACAGGGAGGAAAAATTAGACACTATGTGTCCATTGTCAGAGTGTGCAATGGCAACAATAAGGCTGAGAAAATAGCTGAATGTGTTCAGTCTGACACTCATACAGATAATCAGTCAGGCAAACATAACGATGGGAGAAAAAGCTCACTAGATGTCAGAACTGCTGCCTCTCGAACAAGCAAAGTTTCCAGCCAGAGACGACGCTCCTCCATGGCCCGGATACATTCCATGTAGATGAGGCGCCCATCACCAAGGCAATCGATATCATCAGTGCTGCCCAGGAAAGCAGTCCCATGCCTGTGAAGAAGCCTTAGATCGTGTGCTGGAAATTCtaagaaccactgaattatatTCACCACAATTTGATGCTAAGGACGATGATCCTCATGCCATTGACCTTGTTGGGGGCTTAATGTCTGATGTTTTGCAAAGACCATCCAGGAATGAGTATGTTCTTTCAACAAAAAACTTTAAACAGGTTTCCAGCAGTGTAATCACCCCCACCTCCCTTCACAACGTCCCATCACAGATAACTCGGGCCATGGAAAATGAGGAATCCTGGGACTTTGATATTTTTGAACTGGAGGCTGCCACTCATAAAGGGCTTGGTCTCAAAATATTTGCTCGCTTTGGAGTCTGTGAAGTCTTAAAATGCTCTGAGACAACGCTGAGATCGTGGTTGCAAATTATCGAAGCCAATTATCATGCTTCTAACCCCTACCACAATTCTACACATTCTACCGATGTGCTTCACGCCactgcctattttctctgcaAAGAGAGGATAAAGCAAACTTTAGATCCACTTGCTGAGATCACTGCCCTCATTGCAGCCACTGTCCATGACCTGGACCACCCCGGGAGAACCAACTCCTTCCTGTGCAATGCTGGGAGCGAACTGGCCATTCTGTATAACGACACTGCTGTGCTCGAGAGCCACCTCGCGGCCTTGGCCTCCCAGCTGACCACTCGTGATGATAAATGCAGCATCTTTAAAAACATGGAGAGGGATGACTACCGGACACTGCGCCAGAGTATTATCAACATGGTCTTAGCCACAGAAATGACAAAGCACTTTGAGCACGTCAACAAATTTGTCAATAGCATCAACAAGCCCTTGGTAGCATTAGaggaagatggggaaactgataAAAATCAAGAAGCCATAATCACTATGCTCAGAACTCCAGACAACCGCAGTCTGATCAAACGAATGCTGATTCAGTGTGCTGATGCGTCCAATCCCTGCCGACCCCTGGGAAAGTGCATTGAGTGGGCCGCACGTATCTCAGAAGAATGTTTGTCTCAGACTGATGAAGAGAAGCGACAGGACTCGCCTGTAGTGATGCCAGTTTTGGACAGAAATACCTGCAGCATCCCCAAATCCCAAATCTCTTTCATTGACTATTTCATCACAGACATGTTTGCTGCTTGGGACGCCTTTGTAGACCTGCCTGAGTTAATGCAGCATCTTGACAACAATTTTAAATACTGGAAGGGACTGGACGAAATGAAGCTGCGGAGCCTCCGCCCACCTTCTGAATAGTGGGCGACACTGCGTGGGGCCCTGACGCTGTGTCCCTCCAGTCACTTGGGATTCCTGAGGGCAGAGTTCCTTGGTCCTTTCATCCCCCGGTCTGCAGAGCCTGTAAGAGCACACAGGGACGTCGGCAACCTTCTGTAGCCACCATCCGATGCCACTGCCGTAAAGTGAGACTTAGCTGGGCCTGCTGCAGGGGCGCTTCAGAAAGTCACGTGAGAACCACGGTTTGCATTCGCATCCATTAAAGCACGAGCTCGGGACTGCCCCCGCAAAGGACGGAGATGGATTTCCTTTGTTAACGTAGTTAAGTCTCTCTCCCTCAGAACTAGCCCATTTAGCTCCAGGTTCCTTAGGCACCCGATGCACTTACACAACATTTAAGAGCTTTACACAACTGGAAGGTcacatctttatttcttattacaGGAACACAACTTCTGGAAACTTTATTTCTATCAGAACCTGGAGGTGATCAGGCTTTACTTTatcatctctttcttcttctacgTGTGTTCCTGGTCTTACTCTTCCTGGTTCTTCTGCAGGGAGCGGTCCAGCAACTTGTTCTCTGGATGTAACTCTACGTCTCTTTTCCTCCGGATGGTCTCGATGATTTCGTGAGCAGCATCGTGGGGTTTGTCGTAGACCGGCAGCGGCCACGGGTAGACGGCAGGCTTGGCCCCCACGGgcgactccagcctcagctccagcttctcccctATGTCTTCCCAATTAACTAGTTTTAACCACCCAATtaattgttgctattattttgaaCACTTAtatgttagatcaattaagagtaaagaaaaaaaaataattcatttatttcttctctaatgtTCTTCCTTCTTTATGGAGATCTGAGTTTCCTATTTATATGATGTTTATTTcctctgaagaacttcctttaactttttttgtgATGCAGTTCTACTGAAGATaaattccctcagtttttgtttgtttgaggaaGTCTTTAATTCTCCTCCTCTTTTGAATGATAATTTAGCTGGATACAGAATTGTAGGtttgtgattttatttcttccaaCATGTTAAATATTTCAGTCCACTCTCTTTGCTCACATAGTTTCTGAAGAAATGTTCAATATAATTCTTATCCTTTTCCTCTATTGATAAGGTGTTCTTTTCCCTTCGGCTtttgcttctttcaagattttcttttaggttttctGCATTTTGATATGATATGCCTATGCATAGTGTTTGGTTCCCCCCCACCTCCTGTATTTATCTCACTGGGTATTCTGTGAGTTTCTTGGATCTGTGTTTGATTATCTTGGTTTGATGTCTGTCATTAACTGTGGAAAGTTCCCAGTCatcattcaaatatttcttctggtcctttctgtctttcttctcctctggtattcccattacacATTTAGTACAGCTTTTCTAATTGTCCCACTGTTCTTGGATATCTTGTTTCatactggttttgtttgtttgttttgttttctttcctttttgaattcAATTCTGGAAACTTCTACTGACCTATTTTCaaactcactgattctttcctcagccatgttCCATTCATGTTCAACCTTTGATGAGTCTGtcaaagacattcttcatttctctgacagtgttttcattttctagtaTTTActcttgattctttcttagaacttTTATCTACTTACATTACCCATCTTTTCTTGCacgctgtccagtttttccattaCAGTCCTTACCATATTAattgtagttattttaaattcttggtCTGATAATTAAAATTTCTCTGCCCTAGCTGAGTTAGtttctgatgcttgctttgtgTCTCCAGGCTGATCTTTCcttgccttttagtatgccttgtaattttttattgaaatccaGACATAATGTCTTAGAAACTGAGGTAAATAGGTCTTTAGTGTGATGTTTTGTATTTATCTGGCTAGGAGTTaggctgtgtttaatgtttgctgtggctatAGTGTAAGATGCTTCAATTTACTCTGGTatccttgtttttgtctcccctGTTGTCTTCGGGTTTCCGTAGAAACTCCTTCTTACATAGAGTCCATGTCTTGCAGCTCACTCAGTTGTAATTTACTGTTATTATACTGCATCCCTATTGACGTGGTAGTAAGGTATTAGGGAAGGGAAGCATTCTGTACTCTCATGGTTAAATCTCCGTTTATAAAAAGGGCCAGAATTTCTGCACTGTGACCTTCAgaagttttttatatttttcagtttttttccccctagatctCTGTGTGAGACAGGAAGGCTGTGGGGATTAGAGTTGGCTCATTGCTCTTCTGGAGATAAAGTTCTAGTGAATTAgt contains:
- the LOC101273113 gene encoding LOW QUALITY PROTEIN: high affinity cAMP-specific and IBMX-insensitive 3',5'-cyclic phosphodiesterase 8A-like (The sequence of the model RefSeq protein was modified relative to this genomic sequence to represent the inferred CDS: inserted 2 bases in 2 codons), whose amino-acid sequence is MARIHSMXDEAPITKAIDIISAAQESSPMPVXEALDRVLEILRTTELYSPQFDAKDDDPHAIDLVGGLMSDVLQRPSRNEYVLSTKNFKQVSSSVITPTSLHNVPSQITRAMENEESWDFDIFELEAATHKGLGLKIFARFGVCEVLKCSETTLRSWLQIIEANYHASNPYHNSTHSTDVLHATAYFLCKERIKQTLDPLAEITALIAATVHDLDHPGRTNSFLCNAGSELAILYNDTAVLESHLAALASQLTTRDDKCSIFKNMERDDYRTLRQSIINMVLATEMTKHFEHVNKFVNSINKPLVALEEDGETDKNQEAIITMLRTPDNRSLIKRMLIQCADASNPCRPLGKCIEWAARISEECLSQTDEEKRQDSPVVMPVLDRNTCSIPKSQISFIDYFITDMFAAWDAFVDLPELMQHLDNNFKYWKGLDEMKLRSLRPPSE